A genomic segment from Rhizoctonia solani chromosome 11, complete sequence encodes:
- a CDS encoding vacuolar protein sorting-associated protein: protein MNRTLLVDLDIQNVEETFLSIPSTESAHSVSKLWTSKPHLAGSQNDYTSALELLRAFQSHLGLDSTGPPPVYEAGSAESQNAILGIGQLEKPKAWIDTYYPLLETPGERRLELLDAGGAVSWSANLEEHLTGAGNVIGAWHAFSKSGEVKARIVYANYGFKSDFEALKEEGCDVTGSIVLIREGYTFRGLRIKEAAKAGAIGCLTFKNPRTDDPVTVQNGYKPWPEGPARNPHAVTRGHVSDISHQSGDPTTPGYPSYRDAPRVEPKGLPSIPSLPISWHNACILLKEIEDSGGKKSKREVRLVNNVHRQIGPIWNVMAVIPGYIRDEVVVAGNHRDAWVFGASDPTSGTVSLHEMSRGLGQLLQLRWKPFRTILLASWDGEEYGLFGSTEWGEDFQDWLRGHAVAYLNVDKSTSGSMLRIRGTPSIAPLLRQAALDLPHYSRPESGQTLWDARDDRGPFAEPIKQEEHSSATQPKYWTGIKTLGSGSDYTVFLQQLGIACGDLSFTNTGGDAAYHYHSFYDSEDWMNQYGDPGCLRRVAIAKYWGLVLLRMANSFILPLDDRQTIPSLPNELDISQLRKAIKEVQAASKNLDRDKAQVTIRLKEYFNRVGESGGQNTRTILQEAFSWLDRKEVANSGLAQLMIDVSSINKKLANFERGFISEAGLPGREWYRHLIVAPGKWIGYGATNFPSLTEAITEFRDPVLAAEQVQRLTHLLCNLAESLNE from the exons ATGAATCGGACTCTTCTGGTCGATCTTGATATCCAAAACGTCGAGGAGACTTTTTT ATCGATTCCCTCCACGGAGAGTGCTCATTC GGTATCGAAGTTATGGACCAGCAAGCCTCACCTGGCTGGGTCTCAAAACGACTATACGTCTGCACTCGAACTGCTTCGTGCTTTCCAGAGTCATCTTGGTCTTGATTCCACAGGCCCGCCTCCTGTCTACGAAGCCGGCAGTGCCGAGTCTCAAAATGCAATTTTAGGCATCGGACAACTTGAAAAGCCGAAAGCTTGGATAGATACGTATTATCCACTGCTTGAAACTCCCGGAGAGAGGCGGCTGGAGTTGCTAGATGCTGGTGGTGCTGTATCTTGGAGCGCCAACCTTGAGGAACATCTTACGGGAGCAGGCAATGTAATCGGAGCATGGCATGCGTTCAGTAAATCCGGGGAAGTTAAG GCAAGAATCGTCTACGCAAATTATGGTTTCAAGAGTGATTTTGAAGCACTCAAGGAAGAAG GATGTGATGTGACCGGAAGTATCGTGCTAATTAGAGAGGGTTACACTTTTCGTGGACTTCGG ATCAAGGAGGCTGCTAAAGCCGGTGCGATAGGGTGTTTGACGTTTAAAAACCCCAGGACAGATGATCCTGTCACCGTTCAAAACGGGTATAAGCC CTGGCCAGAAGGTCCGGCTCGTAATCCACATGCAGTCACAAGAGGTCATGTTTCAGATATCAGTCACCAATCTG GCGACCCTACCACACCTGGCTACCCCTCTTACCGAGACGCACCCCGTGTAGAGCCTAAAGGTCTCCCTTCGATCCCATCATTGCCGATCTCGTGGCATAATGCATGCATTCTCTTGAAAGAAATCGAAGATTCCGGAGGCAAGAAAAGTAAACGCGAGGTACGCTTGGTGAACAATGTTCATCGCCAAATAGGGCCAATATGGAATGTTATGGCTGTTATACCTGGTTACATTCGGGATGAAGTTGTTGTGGCAGGCAACCATCGTGATGCTTGG GTTTTTGGTGCGAGCGACCCTACTAGTGGGACGGTATCTTTGCATGAGATGTCCAG GGGCTTGGGCCAATTGCTTCAACTCAGGTGGAAACCCTTCAGAACAATTTTGCTAGCAAGCTGGGACGGCGAAGAG TATGGGCTATTTGGGAGTACTGAGTGGGGGGAGGATTTCCAAG ATTGGTTGAGAGGGCACGCTGTTGCATACTTGAACGTTG ACAAATCAACGTCCGGAAGCATGCTACGGATTCGTGGCACCCCATCTATCGCACCTCTTCTTCGGCAAGCTGCGCTTGATCTTCCTCATTATAGTAGACCTGAGTCAGGGCAGACTTTATGGGATGCACGGGACGACCGTGGTCCATTTGCAGAGCCCATCAAACAAGAAGAGCATAGTAGTGCTACTCAGCCGAAATACTGGACTGGTATCAAAACTCTTGGAAGTGGGAGCGATTATACGGTATTTCTACAACAGCTTGGG ATCGCATGCGGGGATCTTTCATTCACGAACACAGGTGGAGATGCTGCTTACCATTATCATTCCTTCTATGATTCCGAAGATTGGATGAACCAATACGGAGACCCGG GATGCTTGCGTAGGGTGGCAATTGCCAAGTATTGGGGATTAGTTTTATTAAGAATGGCCAATTCGTTTATTCTTCCTCTCGAC GATCGTCAAACTATACCCTCTCTTCCGAATGAGCTTGATATCTCACAATTGCGCAAAGCGATTAAAGAAGTGCAAGCTGCGAGCAAGAATCTCGACCGCGATAAGGCTCAGGTCACTATCAGACTGAAGGAGTACTTTAATCGGGTTGGGGAAAGTGGTGGTCAAAATACTAGGACAATACTCCAAGAAGCTTTCTCCTGGCTTGATCGCAAAGAGGTTGCAAACTCTGGGTTAGCACAGCTTATGATAGATGTAAGCTCAATAAACAAGAAGCTTGCTAATTTCGAGCGAGGATTTATCTCGGAGGCTGGGCTGCCTGGGCGTGAATG GTACCGCCATTTGATAGTAGCACCGGGGAAATGGATC GGCTATGGTGCAACCAATTTCCCATCTTTGACCGAGGCAATCACCGAATTTCGCGATCCCGTCCTAGCGGCAGAGCAAGTTCAACGACTTACTCACCTTCTTTGTAATTTAGCTGAGTCGTTGAATGAATGA
- a CDS encoding Retrovirus-related Pol polyprotein from transposon TNT 1-94: MAEAVASTSAPGAASGTHRIAPLRGTENYNMWRIQMEDILSDLDLYGYVNKTIIAPSKTVLKTERNRKDDEGKPLPDYEYTATNDEYTKWVKADRKALSNIRLRVNGSVLNLIQGCTTSADAWNALATTYQVKGTVGLIDLRRKFFSHQMTDGEDIEEHIQRMRGCPGSCTEADWITTLIASLPDSWDSFSQSVSFQFNLQDNSVLSNQVNDIRLRITAKAHRKNARNPEGKAFFSTNKASFNKPIRTGSKGPDKSKSKCNNCGKIGHWAAECRGPGGGAYKPGQNNGKGTNRKFNAPNKARNGNARTHIAVEDNNSRADYAFLTLENSNIYGNAKAFQAIFVGILEVQGKSWRYYKSGLNRILHSRNITFPRVNTVSEEPGINQDWGDTVAPPAEGEMTHADSAAERPKEPAGTGGVHTVSKEEKSDSNKPVDIKSEPKIEQKASNKPTKLTHNNVLKPYTTRSHSAMRINPSATTNALQQLNTLTSGTNNAGVQTRSWNPNVAPIELDNVQGGITLKIRHPPMSGQSGSQPKNETANLLIEFSNVPITPSDPNSSDNTVPSAYNFFNSPSTVLPTDTGTPDLTYSMVTPTTPKPTIDELCKQFKQLYLNEPLIPEQPNPTLASSGDMEPTWTFINNEPPTPTTNSPTVAEALSGPNAEEWWKAMAKEVSTLEQMGTYELTDLPPERKAMGNKWVLVLKHDKNGTPIQHKARLVAQGFSQQPGIDFDKTFAPVVRLDSIRTLVSIANQYNWDIQQLNVNSAYLHAEVDKDLYMQQIPYFSDGTNKVLKLKRSIYGLKQAGRMWNKLYNTKLKAIGYTPCFTDACVYHQINNINGELCVSIIATHVDNSIVISSPNHSDITISKLLRAFDMRDLRPIHHFLGIAFQRDRKNGIITLNQAAYINSLVDYAGLAEAYPADTPFSPTVQLTQYKGVKPKFNYGTYIGKLLYAALCTRPDIAYAVAHLAQFTLCFGPAHVTAVKRLVRYLKGTPALGITYCRSNKDFGELGYSDADWGSNLLDCKSVSGHVFMLGGAAISWSAKKQATVALSTMEAEYMALSHACTQAMWLRQFFEELQYVADTPTLIVSDNLAALALSEESQFHGRSKHIDIQHHFMRDLIEKRKVATLYVPTKENLADAFTKALPAPQFSYLMQGIMGKPMSEG; this comes from the exons ATGGCCGAAGCTGTAGCAAGCACTTCAGCCCCCGGTGCAGCTAGCGGAACGCACCGGATTGCACCCCTTCGGGGAACTGAGAATTATAATATGTGGCGCATACAGATGGAAGACATATTATCAGATCTTGATCTATATGGCTACGTAAACAAGACAATTATTGCACCTAGCAAGACTGTACTGAAAACCGAAAGAAACCGGAAAGATGACGAGGGCAAACCATTGCCCGACTATGAATATACAGCAACTAACGACGAGTACACGAAATGGGTTAAAGCCGACCGAAAAGCATTATCTAATATAAGATTAAGAGTCAACGGAAGTGTACTAAACCTAATACAAGGATGCACAACGTCTGCCGACGCTTGGAACGCCCTCGCAACGACTTACCAAGTCAAGGGAACGGTCGGACTCATTGACCTACGAAGAAAGTTTTTCAGTCACCAAATGACTGATGGCGAAGACATCGAGGAACACATCCAACGCATGCGCGGATG TCCCGGCTCATGCACTGAAGCCGACTGGATCACAACATTGATTGCGAGCTTACCTGACTCATGGGATTCATTCTCCCAATCAGTAAGTTTCCAATTCAATTTACAAGATAACAGCGTGTTATCAAACCAAGTAAATGACATTAGATTGCGCATAACAGCCAAAGCACATAGAAAGAATGCCCGAAACCCAGAAGGGAAAGCATTCTTTAGTACAAACAAAGCGAGCTTCAATAAACCTATACGTACCGGCAGTAAGGGACCAGATAAGTCCAAGTCTAAATGCAACAACTGCGGTAAGATAGGACACTGGGCAGCCGAATGTAGGGGCccaggtggaggtgcatACAAACCCGGTCAGAACAATGGCAAAGGAACAAATAGAAAGTTCAATGCACCAAACAAAGCCCGAAACGGCAATGCAAGGACGCATATAGCCGTTGAGGACAATAACAGCCGTGCCGACTACGCGTTCTTGACCCTTGAGAATTCGAATATATATGGAA ACGCAAAAGCATTCCAAGCAATATTtgttggaatattggaagtaCAAGGCAAAAGCTGGAGATACTACAAATCAGGACTGAACAGGATATTACACTCGAGGAACATTACCTTTCCAAGAGTAAACACGGTTAGTGAAGAACCCGGAATCAACCAGGATTGGGGAGATACAGTCGCTCCGCCcgctgagggggagatgactcATGCCGACAGCGCTGCGGAACGACCAAAAGAACCTGCTggaacagggggagtgcaTACAGTCAGCAAGGAAGAAAAGAGTGACTCGAACAAACCTGTAGATATAAAAAGTGAGCCTAAGATTGAACAAAAAGCATCCAACAAACCAACAAAACTCACTCACAATAACGTACTTAAACCTTATACTACTCGTTCTCACTCTGCTATGCGCATTAACCCTAGCGCGACTACAAATGCACTACAACAACTCAACACACTTACGTCCGGAACCAACAACGCAGGAGTCCAAACCCGCAGTTGGAATCCTAATGTTGCTCCCATCGAACTCGACAACGTGCAAGGAGGGATTACCCTCAAGATCCGGCACCCTCCCATGTCCGGTCAGTCAGGTTCTCAGCCAAAGAACGAAACTGCTAACCTTTTAATAGAGTTCTCCAATGTCCCTATCACGCCCAGCGACCCCAATAGCTCCGACAACACTGTACCTAGCGCATACAACTTCTTCAACAGTCCCTCCACCGTACTACCCACCGATACCGGCACCCCGGACCTTACCTACTCAATGGTCACCCCAACAAcacccaaaccaaccatcGACGAACTTTGCAAACAATTCAAACAGCTATACCTCAATGAACCATTGATCCCCGAACAGCCAAACCCCACCTTGGCGTCGTCCGGAGATATGGAACCAACGTGGACGTTCATCAACAATGAACCGCCGACGCCGACGACCAACAGTCCTACCGTTGCGGAGGCGCTATCCGGGCCAAACGCAGAGGAATGGTGGAAGGCAATGGCCAAGGAGGTCAGCACCCTCGAACAAATGGGAACGTACGAACTAACAGACTTACCACCCGAACGCAAGGCGATGGGGAACAAATGGGTCCTTGTACTCAAGCACGACAAGAACGGCACACCCATCCAACACAAGGCAAGACTCGTAGCCCAAGGATTTAGTCAGCAACCCGGCATTGATTTTGACAAGACATTCGCACCCGTTGTACGTCTTGATTCAATCCGTACGCTCGTATCAATTGCTAACCAGTACAATTGGGATATACAACAGCTCAATGTAAACTCGGCTTACCTACACGCCGAAGTCGACAAAGATTTATACATGCAGCAAATCCCTTATTTTAGCGACGGTACAAACAAAGTGTTAAAATTAAAGCGATCAATTTACGGACTGAAACAAGCAGGACGGATGTGGAATAAACTATACAACACAAAGCTGAAAGCGATCGGATACACACCATGCTTTACCGACGCATGTGTATACCACCAAATCAACAACATTAACGGTGAGCTGTGTGTGTCAATCATAGCTACACATGTTGACAATTCAATTGTCATATCATCGCCAAACCACTCTGATATTACAATATCCAAACTCTTGCGCGCATTTGACATGCGCGACCTCAGACCAATACATCACTTCCTTGGAATAGCATTCCAACGCGATCGTAAGAATGGCATCATCACACTCAACCAAGCAGCATATATTAACTCACTAGTTGATTATGCAGGCCTTGCAGAAGCTTACCCCGCCGACACTCCTTTTAGCCCAACCGTACAACTCACTCAATACAAAGGAGTCAAACCAAAGTTCAATTATGGTACATACATTGGTAAGCTACTGTATGCCGCCCTATGCACACGACCAGACATAGCTTACGCTGTCGCACACCTTGCACAATTTACTTTGTGCTTTGGTCCGGCGCACGTGACAGCAGTTAAGCGCCTAGTACGCTACCTAAAGGGCACACCAGCTCTTGGGATAACATATTGCCGATCAAACAAAGACTTTGGCGAATTAGGCTATTCTGACGCCGATTGGGGAAGCAACTTACTAGATTGTAAGTCTGTTTCCGGTCATGTGTTTATGCTTGGAGGAGCTGCTATATCTTGGTCAGCTAAGAAGCAAGCAACTGTTGCCTTATCGACAATGGAAGCGGAGTATATGGCGTTATCTCACGCATGTACTCAAGCTATGTGGCTCCGTCAATTTTTTGAGGAATTACAATACGTTGCTGACACACCAACATTAATTGTTTCAGACAACCTTGCTGCGCTCGCTCTGTCCGAAGAATCGCAATTCCATGGACGATCGAAACACATCGACATCCAACACCACTTCATGCGAGATCTCATAGAGAAACGCAAGGTAGCTACACTGTACGTACCAACTAAAGAAAACTTAGCCGACGCTTTTACTAAAGCGTTACCCGCACCACAGTTTAGTTATCTAATGCAAGGAATCATGGGCAAGCCGATGAGCGAAGGATAA
- a CDS encoding aspartyl protease, translating to MKTSTLALVCTAAGIASAVPVTSPAAQGISIALQKRSSSRVSLAKNGVIQPDALARHIERVERKYTRGNHAYKERTGTDLFPNLGRGKSKRQSVLLTDEQDELWAGEISIGTPGQKFLIDFDTGSADLWVPSSSCRDDGCQNKNVYTFSSSSTAKKVTSSQKFNISYGDGSTASGPIYTDTVSAGGLSVTNQSFSAVTSESSSFSDDPSDGIMGLAFSSISSIGAPTFIENLASQGAISSSVFSMYLAANNSELYLGGTNSTLYTGDITYTNLTSRSYWLTNGSSNVSGTEAYSGPMIIDSGTTLIVGEKRSVEAWWKQVDNAMRCPSFVCGTSGYYLFPCSSPPNITFAFGGASYNIDPDYFSIGAVDNFGEICVGGIVGSSGVPDHAWVVGDVSCATSIRCLMRRTAVLASRTWRDRPLTYFLSCMNNI from the exons ATGAAAACCTCGACTCTCGCCCTTGTGTGTACTGCTGCTGGAATTGCCTCTGCGGTGCCTGTGACCAGCCCCGCTGCTCAAGGAATCTCTATAGCACTCCAGAAACGATCAAGCTCGCGGGTATCTCTCGCTAAAAACGGGGTAATTCAGCCAGACGCTCTAGCACGGCACATCGAACGAGTTGAAAG GAAATACACTCGAGGAAACCATGCCTACAAAGAACGAACTGGCACTGACCTATTTCCAAACCTTGGAAGGGGCAAATCTAAGCGCCAAAGCGTATTGTTGACTGATGAACAGGATGAAT TGTGGGCTGGCGAGATATCAATCGGCACTCCAGGGCAGAAATTCCTGATTGACTTTGACAC AGGTTCTGCCGATCTCTGGGTTCCTTCATCAAGCTGCCGGGATGATGGGTGCCAAAACAAGAATGTGTACACTTTCTCTTCGTCCTCTACCGCGAAGAAGGTAACAAGTAGCCAAAAGTTCAACATCTCGTATGGAGATGGGAGCACTGCATCAGGGCCAATCTACACCGACACTGTCTCTGCTGGTGGTCTCTCTGTCACAAA CCAGTCATTCTCGGCTGTCACATCCGAATCGAGCAGTTTTTCAGATGATCCTAGTGACGGCATTATGGGGCTCGCCTTTTCCTCCATTTCTTCGATCGGTGCTCCCACATTCATAGAAAATCTTGCATCCCAAGGCGCTATATCTTCGTCTGTTTTCTCCATGTACCTCGCGGCGAATAACTCCGAGCTCTACCTTGGCGGGACCAACTCGACTCTTTACACTGGCGACATTACATATACGAACCTCACATCCAGATCTTATTGGCTTACTAATGGTTCCTCGAATGTATCTGGGACGGAGGCCTATAGCGGACCCATGATCATCGATTCTGGGACTACTCTCATCGTTGGCGAAAAACGATCAGTCGAAGCTTGGTGGAAGCAGGTAGACAACGCTATGCGCTGCCCTTCGTTTGTATGCGGGACTTCTGGATACTATTTGTTCCCCTGCAGCTCTCCGCCAAATATCACTTTTGCATTTGGTGGGGCATCCTACAATATTGACCCGGACTATTTCAGCA TCGGAGCAGTCGATAACTTTGGCGAGATATGTGTAGGCGGAATCGTTGGTTCAAGTGGCGTCCCTGATCATGCTTGGGTCGTCGGGGATGTTTCATGCGCAACGTCTATACGGTGTTTGATGAGGCGAACAGCCGTGTTGGCTTCGCGAACCTGGCGTGATAGACCCCTTACTTACTTTTTATCATGTATGAATAATATCTAA
- a CDS encoding glycoside hydrolase family 61 protein, translating into MRSVISLLFATATTVLGHGYVQEVVTSSGTYTGYLPYSDPYTSPAPERVIRKIPGNGPVEDLTSIDIQCNGWSSGGVAGSVPAARWRSLQLQRLTGYSNWTTWPDSHVGPVITYMARAPSDITKWNPGKEAVWFKVAQQGYENGKWAATDILTGENNSIARFTIPASLKAGQYLIRHEIIALHSAYAYPGAQFYPSCIQVEVTGSGTETGPSELVAFPGAYTETTPGIVFDAYKGAAYPIPGPAVWTGGAGSPASNAPVAATSAASTPVQNTSVGTPTTAAAGTSKAPSSTAAAPSSTSPASLPSSASTSGAVAQYGQCGGTGYTGPTACVSPFTCKKNNDYYSQSRETEFITSYLVHPSQPANPWPEQLLVDKKSPDGQPKKTATKIISNETEIAEANPNGNIVHSFSDGHAGILRGVPKVGLGYIVKYGRKILADESRSIGPRANIYDAEMLGITMCLGRSVQIAEQVQASQIIIYCDN; encoded by the exons ATGCGCTCTGTTATTTCTCTCCTTTTTGCTACCGCAACCACCGTTCTTGGGCACGGTTATGTTCAAGAAGTTGTCACATCGTCCGGAACATACACTGGGTACCTTCCTTACAGTGACCCATATACCAGTCCTGCACCTGAGAGGGTTATTCGTAAGATTCCTG GTAACGGTCCTGTTGAGGATCTCACGTCCATCGACATCCAATGCAATGGCTGGTCATCGGGCGGAGTGGCTGGATCTGTCCCTGCAGCTAGATGGCGGTCGCTGCAGCTG CAACGATTGACCGGATACAGCAACTGGACAACCTGGCCTGACTCTCATGTCGGCCCTGTCATCACGTATATGGCACGCGCACCATCCGACATTACTAAGTGGAATCCTGGAAAGGA AGCGGTTTGGTTCAAAGTTGCTCAGCAAGGCTATGAAAATGGGAAGTGGGCCGCCACAGACATCCTGACCGGCGAAAATAACAGCATTGCTCGCTTCACAATCCCTGCCTCTCTTAAGGCTGGGCAGTACCTCATCCG CCACGAGATTATTGCTCTCCATTCCG CTTATGCCTATCCTGGTGCTCAATTTTACCCGTCCTGCATTCAAGTAGAGGTCACCGGCTCTGGCACCGAGACTGGTCCTTCCGAACTTGTTGCTTTCCCTGGAGCCTACACCGAGACTACACCCGGG ATTGTATTTGACGCATACAAAGGGGCAGCGTATCCCATCC CTGGCCCTGCCGT TTGGACTGGAGGTGCTGGATCTCCTGCTAGCAATGCACCCGTCGCTGCGACTAGTGCTGCATCAACGCCGGTTCAGAATACCAGTGTTGGCACCCCCACCACTGCCGCCGCTGGCACTTCTAAAGCACCTTCAAGCACAGCTGCTGCGCCTTCATCTACTTCCCCTGCTTCG CTCCCATCCTCAGCATCAACATCAGGAGCCGTGGCACAATATGGTCAATGCGGTGGAACGGGCTACACTGGGCCTACT GCCTGTGTATCTCCATTCACCTGCAAGAAGAACAACGATTACTACTCTCAAT CACGTGAGACCGAGTTCATCACCTCATACCTCGTTCACCCATCCCAACCCGCGAACCCATGGCCGGAACAACTCCTGGTAGACAAAAAATCTCCAGACGGTCAACCCAAAAAGACCGCGACCAAAATCATCTCGAACGAAACCGAAATAGCCGAAGCCAACCCTAACGGAAATATAGTCCATAGTTTCTCAGATGGACACGCCGGCATACTGCGAGGCGTCCCGAAAGTAGGGCTTGGCTATATCGTGAAATATGGGAGAAAAATACTAGCAGACGAATCACGTAGCATCGGACCGAGGGCGAACATATACGACGCGGAAATGCTAGGCATCACTATGTGCCTAGGCAGATCCGTCCAGATCGCTGAACAAGTCCAAGCGTCGCAGATCATCATATATTGCGACAACTAA